A stretch of the Salinigranum rubrum genome encodes the following:
- a CDS encoding DoxX family protein has product MATTETLETEIWGRPVTFDYSEHWVGYSLFLLRIVMGWTLFQGGVTKLVTYLDANPENNWTAAGFLMNAVPEGNPLMGFWGSMAGNPLIDQLNMWGLTLTGLALILGAFVRWSAFWGAVMMLFYWLASLTGGLLAGLPVAHGWVVDDHIVYAVLLFGLGAFGAGRILGLDAYLEDLEIVQSNPWLRYLLG; this is encoded by the coding sequence ATGGCAACGACAGAAACCCTCGAAACGGAAATCTGGGGCCGTCCCGTCACGTTCGACTACTCCGAGCACTGGGTCGGATACTCACTGTTCCTCCTTCGGATCGTGATGGGGTGGACGCTCTTCCAGGGCGGCGTCACGAAGCTCGTCACGTATCTGGACGCCAACCCGGAGAACAACTGGACTGCCGCTGGCTTCCTGATGAACGCCGTCCCGGAAGGTAATCCGCTGATGGGGTTCTGGGGGAGTATGGCCGGTAACCCCCTCATCGACCAGCTGAATATGTGGGGGCTCACGTTGACCGGACTCGCACTTATTCTGGGTGCGTTCGTCCGTTGGAGCGCCTTCTGGGGTGCGGTGATGATGCTGTTCTACTGGCTCGCGTCGCTGACCGGCGGGCTTCTGGCAGGGCTTCCTGTCGCCCACGGGTGGGTCGTCGACGACCACATCGTGTACGCCGTCCTCCTGTTCGGGCTGGGTGCGTTCGGTGCTGGGCGGATTCTCGGGCTGGATGCCTATCTCGAAGACCTCGAGATCGTGCAGTCCAATCCGTGGCTCCGGTACTTGCTCGGGTGA